Proteins from one Geomonas agri genomic window:
- a CDS encoding c-type cytochrome, translating to MKKLAVLMVLAPPLLGAVLFGYILVRGPRMTVQHHVREFQMVLPAPPAGTVAVAPAISRAPGEAGAAALTNPVAATPAALAQGETYYGYYCVFCHGATGAGDGPVGNSYVPRPADLRLPKVAAYRDGELLRAMLTGTGHEPVLERVVPPGHRWPLVRYLRLLNSPR from the coding sequence ATGAAAAAGCTGGCGGTATTAATGGTGCTGGCGCCCCCACTGCTCGGGGCGGTGCTGTTCGGGTACATCCTGGTACGGGGTCCGCGCATGACGGTGCAGCACCACGTGCGGGAGTTCCAAATGGTGCTGCCGGCGCCGCCAGCGGGCACGGTGGCGGTCGCCCCCGCGATCAGCCGGGCTCCCGGCGAAGCCGGTGCCGCCGCACTCACCAACCCGGTGGCGGCCACCCCGGCAGCCCTTGCACAGGGGGAAACCTACTACGGCTACTACTGCGTGTTCTGCCACGGTGCCACCGGGGCCGGCGACGGTCCCGTCGGCAACAGCTACGTCCCCAGACCGGCCGACCTGCGCCTTCCCAAGGTCGCCGCCTACCGCGACGGCGAATTGCTGCGCGCGATGCTGACCGGCACCGGGCACGAGCCGGTACTGGAACGCGTGGTCCCTCCCGGCCACCGCTGGCCGCTGGTCCGCTACCTGCGCTTGCTCAACTCTCCCCGCTGA
- a CDS encoding putative bifunctional diguanylate cyclase/phosphodiesterase encodes MRRPGEKFIRNLPLQRKLMLIIMSCCTATLFVSSLFFVTREANVQYRSQQEYLVSLADMIGRNIASALVFNDLATAQDTIRPLTQKDNILAVYIVNKEGRLFARYQSAAEAHPVLPLELLPDWASPEQVSQAVQQVTREEYTSSFLSGYASVVRPIHLDHEQVGTVVIHANAQGFLQSLRWNILVALGFMAGTFLVFCLFSARLQLMISAPLLGLLAAMKEISAGKNFALRVTKPCDDEIGMLYDGFNDMLHEIEERDQILVQRQAHLQQLAHYDPLTRLPNRTLFYDRLGQALFHAERSREAVAVIFIDLDHFKDINDTLGHRTGDLLLIEVAGRLGTVVRSCDTVARLGGDEFTIFCQNVASPENAALVAQKLVALFATPFRLGASEIRVTASVGVTLYPHDGKSVDELLMNADIAMYHAKGCGKNVYALFDKRMNEHASERVTLLADLRQAVELGQFVLHYQPKVDLLTGKVTSVESLVRWMHPRLGMLAPDKFIRLAEEGGMIAELTEWVMRTACLQAKAWQGANLAPVRVAVNLSPFHFQRQDVKQSVCAVLASTGLDPALLEIEITESALMQNDEYTCRVLSELRAMGITISVDDFGTGYSSLSYLHRFPINTLKIDRTFILNMMKSSEDQAIVTAIIAMAKSLKMQIVAEGVESVDQLEALKDQGCHEIQGFLVSRPVNAERVARFFTDEDHLQPHTMTAETLEGGTARQLAR; translated from the coding sequence ATGAGGCGGCCGGGCGAAAAGTTCATCAGGAACCTCCCGTTGCAGCGCAAATTGATGCTGATCATCATGAGCTGCTGCACGGCCACCCTTTTCGTCTCCTCCCTGTTCTTCGTGACCCGCGAGGCCAATGTCCAGTACCGCAGCCAGCAGGAGTACCTGGTCTCGCTGGCGGACATGATTGGCAGAAACATCGCGTCGGCGCTCGTTTTCAATGACCTGGCGACAGCGCAGGACACCATCAGGCCCCTCACCCAGAAGGACAACATCCTGGCGGTGTACATCGTCAACAAGGAGGGGCGCTTGTTTGCGCGCTACCAGTCCGCGGCGGAAGCGCATCCCGTGCTCCCCCTGGAGCTCCTTCCCGACTGGGCATCGCCGGAACAGGTGAGCCAGGCGGTGCAGCAGGTGACCCGCGAGGAGTACACCAGCTCGTTCCTGTCCGGCTACGCCAGCGTGGTGCGGCCGATCCACCTGGACCACGAGCAGGTCGGCACCGTGGTGATCCACGCCAATGCACAAGGGTTCCTGCAGAGCCTGCGCTGGAACATCCTGGTGGCGCTGGGTTTCATGGCGGGCACCTTCCTGGTCTTCTGCCTGTTCTCGGCCCGGCTGCAGCTGATGATCTCGGCGCCGCTTCTGGGACTTTTGGCCGCGATGAAGGAGATCTCCGCCGGCAAGAACTTCGCGCTGCGGGTGACCAAGCCGTGCGACGACGAGATCGGCATGCTCTACGACGGCTTCAACGACATGCTGCACGAGATCGAGGAGCGGGACCAGATACTCGTCCAGCGCCAGGCGCACCTGCAGCAGCTGGCCCACTATGACCCGCTGACCCGGCTCCCCAACCGCACCCTGTTCTACGACCGACTGGGGCAGGCGCTGTTCCACGCCGAGCGCTCCCGGGAGGCGGTGGCGGTCATCTTCATTGACCTGGACCACTTCAAGGACATCAACGACACCCTCGGGCACCGCACCGGTGACCTTCTGCTCATCGAGGTGGCCGGTCGGCTGGGCACCGTGGTGCGCAGCTGCGATACCGTCGCGCGCCTGGGGGGTGACGAGTTCACCATCTTCTGCCAGAATGTGGCTAGCCCGGAGAACGCGGCACTGGTGGCGCAGAAGCTGGTGGCCCTGTTCGCCACTCCCTTCCGCCTGGGCGCCAGCGAGATTCGCGTCACCGCGAGCGTCGGAGTCACCCTCTACCCGCACGACGGCAAGAGTGTGGACGAGCTGCTCATGAACGCGGACATCGCCATGTACCACGCCAAGGGGTGCGGCAAGAACGTGTACGCGCTCTTCGACAAGAGAATGAACGAGCATGCCAGCGAGCGGGTCACCCTGCTGGCCGACCTGCGCCAGGCGGTGGAACTGGGCCAGTTCGTGTTGCACTACCAGCCCAAGGTGGACCTGTTGACCGGCAAGGTCACCAGCGTCGAGTCGCTGGTGCGCTGGATGCACCCGCGGCTGGGCATGCTCGCGCCGGACAAGTTCATTCGCCTGGCCGAAGAGGGGGGGATGATCGCGGAACTGACCGAGTGGGTCATGCGCACCGCCTGCCTGCAGGCCAAGGCGTGGCAGGGGGCGAACCTGGCGCCGGTCAGGGTAGCGGTGAACCTTTCTCCCTTCCATTTCCAGCGCCAGGACGTGAAGCAGTCGGTCTGCGCCGTGCTGGCGTCGACCGGGCTCGACCCGGCCTTATTGGAGATAGAGATCACCGAGAGCGCGTTGATGCAAAACGACGAGTACACCTGCCGCGTGCTGAGCGAGTTGCGCGCTATGGGGATCACCATTTCGGTGGATGATTTCGGCACCGGATACTCATCGCTGTCGTACCTGCACCGTTTCCCGATCAATACCCTGAAGATCGACCGGACCTTCATCCTCAACATGATGAAGAGCTCGGAGGACCAGGCCATCGTCACCGCCATCATCGCCATGGCCAAGAGCCTCAAGATGCAGATCGTGGCCGAGGGGGTGGAATCGGTGGACCAGCTGGAGGCGCTGAAGGACCAGGGATGCCACGAGATCCAGGGCTTCCTGGTGTCGCGGCCGGTGAACGCCGAGCGCGTGGCACGCTTCTTCACTGACGAGGATCACCTGCAGCCGCATACCATGACCGCCGAGACCCTGGAAGGGGGAACCGCCCGGCAGCTGGCACGGTAA
- a CDS encoding GspE/PulE family protein: MNELTIKLKTGDEIKGVLTRSFKYQDTDVEVLTEESRETLVFSLDEICYIRFLSPPAGIGRGGNDTLEEVQTIAGETFRVHVPTNGKFLKGFLGLLPGEGDSYQTLFFTDSGVRYRQDARYTGQILHDQGYVSTDKLEAALKQQEEQAHRGEDAAILLADAVDEGEMHEQAHRHEMHHTRVGDILVESGLVTREQVEAAFKSQKGKKLQVGELLIMKGLITEEQLLSALATKFRLRFVDLETVIPTDAALGAISEGLATRLRVFPISLEGRKLVVATCAPTDLTIGDNLRFSTNFVPELVVASSHQILAAIDKYYRNRIETVDTLLNSMKGEAETVTIEEEADDTRLLFEPDSKIISLVNRILIDAYRRGASDIHFEPGNGNEPLNIRYRIDGECIHAHKVAASYKGAISVRIKIMADLNIAERRRPQSGKILLRYRQQMLEYRVEITPMVGGREAAVLRLLAASKPLPLPGLGLLSHNLVRFIEILEKPHGIVLCVGPTGSGKTTTLHSALGHINTQERKIWTAEDPVEITQAGLCQVQVNAKIGFTFAEALRSFLRADPDVIMIGEMRDAETSKIAIEASLTGHLVFSTLHTNSAPEAAVRLIEMGMDPFNFSDALLGILAQRLAKKLCPHCKKPARDQRQRYDDTVAALRQIAGDREGVVPDVKEANFMKAVGCEECGGTGYKGRIALHELLVGTETVKTAIRRGVGMDELRSIAMDEGMWTLKMDGLIKVLQGETDLEQILKVCM; encoded by the coding sequence ATGAACGAACTGACCATAAAACTGAAGACCGGGGACGAGATCAAGGGGGTACTGACTCGTTCCTTCAAATACCAGGATACCGACGTTGAGGTGCTCACCGAGGAGAGCAGGGAGACGCTGGTCTTCTCCCTGGACGAGATCTGCTACATCCGCTTCCTGAGTCCTCCCGCCGGCATCGGGCGCGGCGGTAACGATACGCTGGAGGAAGTGCAGACCATCGCCGGCGAGACCTTTCGGGTCCACGTCCCCACCAACGGCAAGTTCCTGAAGGGGTTCCTGGGGCTTCTGCCGGGGGAAGGCGACAGCTACCAGACCCTTTTCTTTACCGATTCGGGCGTACGTTACCGCCAGGACGCCCGCTACACCGGCCAGATCCTCCACGATCAGGGCTATGTCTCCACCGACAAGCTGGAGGCGGCGCTCAAGCAGCAGGAGGAACAGGCGCACCGTGGGGAGGATGCGGCCATCTTGCTGGCCGACGCTGTGGACGAGGGAGAAATGCACGAACAGGCACATAGGCACGAGATGCACCACACGCGGGTGGGGGACATCCTGGTCGAGTCGGGGCTGGTGACCAGGGAGCAGGTCGAGGCGGCGTTCAAGAGCCAGAAGGGCAAGAAGCTGCAGGTGGGGGAGCTCCTGATCATGAAGGGGCTGATCACCGAGGAGCAGCTCCTGTCCGCGCTCGCCACTAAGTTCCGGCTCCGCTTCGTGGACCTGGAGACGGTGATTCCGACCGATGCCGCCCTGGGCGCCATTTCCGAAGGGCTCGCCACCCGGCTGAGGGTATTCCCCATTTCGCTGGAAGGGAGAAAGCTGGTGGTGGCCACCTGCGCCCCCACCGACCTCACCATTGGCGACAACCTGCGTTTCTCCACCAACTTCGTTCCGGAACTGGTGGTGGCCTCGTCGCACCAGATCCTGGCTGCCATCGACAAGTACTACCGCAACCGGATCGAGACGGTGGACACCCTCTTGAACTCGATGAAGGGTGAGGCGGAGACGGTGACCATCGAGGAGGAGGCCGACGACACCCGGCTGCTCTTCGAGCCCGACTCCAAGATCATCTCGCTGGTGAACCGGATCCTGATCGACGCGTACCGGCGCGGCGCCTCGGACATCCACTTCGAGCCCGGCAATGGCAACGAGCCGCTCAACATCCGCTACCGGATCGACGGCGAGTGCATCCACGCCCACAAGGTGGCCGCCTCCTATAAGGGGGCCATCTCGGTGCGCATCAAGATCATGGCCGACCTGAACATCGCGGAACGCAGGCGCCCGCAAAGCGGCAAGATCCTGCTCCGCTATCGGCAGCAGATGCTGGAGTACCGCGTCGAGATCACCCCCATGGTGGGGGGGCGTGAAGCGGCGGTGCTGAGGCTTTTGGCCGCCTCCAAGCCGCTCCCCCTCCCGGGGCTGGGGCTGCTGTCGCACAACCTGGTGCGCTTCATCGAGATCCTCGAGAAGCCGCACGGCATCGTCCTCTGCGTCGGCCCCACCGGCTCGGGCAAGACCACCACGCTGCACTCGGCGCTGGGGCACATCAACACCCAGGAGCGCAAGATCTGGACCGCGGAGGACCCGGTGGAGATCACCCAGGCGGGGCTGTGTCAGGTGCAGGTGAACGCCAAGATCGGCTTCACCTTCGCCGAGGCGTTGCGCTCCTTTTTGCGCGCCGACCCCGACGTGATCATGATCGGCGAGATGCGCGACGCCGAGACCTCCAAGATCGCCATCGAGGCCTCGCTTACCGGCCACCTGGTTTTCTCCACCCTGCACACCAACTCGGCACCCGAGGCGGCGGTGCGCCTCATCGAGATGGGGATGGACCCCTTCAACTTCTCGGACGCGCTATTGGGCATCCTGGCGCAGCGCCTGGCCAAGAAGCTCTGCCCGCACTGCAAGAAGCCGGCGCGCGACCAGCGCCAGCGCTACGACGATACCGTGGCCGCCCTGCGCCAGATCGCCGGCGACCGCGAGGGTGTGGTCCCCGATGTCAAGGAAGCCAACTTCATGAAGGCGGTGGGGTGCGAGGAGTGCGGTGGCACCGGCTACAAGGGGCGCATCGCCCTGCACGAACTGCTGGTGGGGACCGAGACCGTCAAGACCGCCATCAGGCGCGGGGTGGGCATGGACGAGCTGCGCTCCATCGCCATGGACGAGGGGATGTGGACCCTGAAGATGGACGGCCTGATCAAGGTGCTGCAGGGTGAGACCGACCTGGAGCAGATCCTGAAGGTTTGCATGTAA
- a CDS encoding cbb3-type cytochrome c oxidase subunit II produces the protein MKMTPAFLIVGALLVFWASTFIIVGLPSLTMKDTPSDIWRPLSPLEREGHRLYVKNGCSYCHSLFIRVSDWDIGAERIARAGDYAGIEPAILGSERTGPDLSQEGGEHSDDWNIAHFTNPRYTTPISLMPAWDFLTKHEITALAAYVQALGGKDADVRQKRQREWKRQAQAAYAGGVDRNIEWLHAQVPEVWRRMPNPYPATEAALQRGKRIYQQLCINCHSPIGDGNGPAQPFLGPPPLNFTILRRHLVENRYIGGIFYYQIMNGITGTAMPYFKKHLESEKIWDLANYVAVSFLGYTDANTEPRGIDASYEGNWQNQYQPPAVDQSP, from the coding sequence ATGAAGATGACACCGGCCTTCCTCATCGTCGGCGCGCTGCTGGTCTTCTGGGCCTCCACCTTCATCATCGTCGGGCTCCCCTCGCTGACCATGAAGGACACCCCTTCCGATATCTGGCGCCCCCTCTCCCCCCTGGAACGGGAAGGACACCGGCTCTACGTGAAAAACGGCTGCAGCTACTGCCATTCGCTCTTCATCCGGGTCAGCGACTGGGACATCGGCGCGGAAAGGATCGCCCGCGCGGGCGACTACGCCGGGATCGAACCTGCCATCCTCGGCAGCGAGCGCACCGGCCCCGACCTGTCCCAGGAAGGTGGCGAGCACAGCGACGACTGGAACATCGCCCACTTCACCAACCCGCGCTACACCACGCCCATCTCGCTGATGCCGGCCTGGGACTTCCTGACCAAGCACGAGATCACGGCACTGGCGGCCTACGTGCAGGCGCTCGGGGGGAAGGACGCGGACGTGCGCCAGAAGCGCCAGCGCGAGTGGAAGCGCCAGGCGCAGGCGGCTTACGCAGGGGGCGTGGATCGCAACATCGAGTGGCTGCACGCCCAGGTCCCCGAGGTGTGGCGCCGGATGCCCAACCCCTACCCGGCCACCGAGGCGGCGCTGCAGCGCGGCAAAAGGATCTACCAGCAGCTCTGCATCAACTGCCACAGTCCGATCGGCGACGGCAACGGACCGGCACAGCCCTTCCTGGGGCCGCCCCCGCTGAACTTCACCATCCTCAGGCGCCACCTGGTGGAGAACAGGTACATCGGCGGGATCTTCTACTACCAGATCATGAACGGCATCACCGGCACCGCGATGCCCTACTTCAAGAAGCACCTGGAGAGCGAGAAGATCTGGGACCTGGCCAACTACGTGGCGGTGTCGTTCCTGGGCTATACCGATGCCAACACGGAACCGCGCGGCATTGACGCTTCCTACGAGGGGAACTGGCAGAACCAGTACCAGCCGCCGGCGGTGGACCAGTCGCCGTAG
- the ccoS gene encoding cbb3-type cytochrome oxidase assembly protein CcoS yields MMAPSPTPYPPPARGGGTGERDMTSALDTPAFLFIWMCFPLLMCGMLIVFFLWGVRSGQFADQERARYLALDSGIPEEPPSRPPPSRGRSDIRSDDESVHCPLPRRGRAREGEDCG; encoded by the coding sequence ATGATGGCACCTTCCCCCACCCCCTACCCCCCTCCCGCAAGGGGAGGGGGGACTGGAGAGAGAGACATGACCAGCGCGTTGGATACACCGGCTTTCCTGTTCATCTGGATGTGCTTTCCGCTTTTGATGTGCGGGATGCTGATCGTGTTCTTCCTGTGGGGGGTACGGTCGGGACAGTTCGCGGACCAGGAACGGGCACGCTACCTGGCGCTCGATAGCGGCATTCCGGAGGAGCCCCCCTCCCGACCTCCCCCCTCCAGGGGGAGGAGCGACATTCGAAGTGATGATGAATCTGTCCATTGTCCCCTCCCCCGGAGGGGGAGGGCTAGGGAGGGGGAAGATTGTGGTTAG
- a CDS encoding cbb3-type cytochrome c oxidase subunit I, giving the protein MANFIHKPQSAALAFMVAGAVWFVVGAVYGMFSAIHLVAPEFLPHVAALVFGRERPVHVNTMLYGFTGTMLVGIGLYYLPALLKTRLWSEPLAWVAFLFWNLTVLSGPLGFAFGYTQGREYNEYVWLADVSLVIAVACLIVNTVMTIVNRREPQLYVSIWYFMAAFLWTASNYPLGNVMWHPATGAMPGLIDSLFLWSWGHNLPGLLITPLATGAAYFVIPRVTRTPLNSHTLSLLGFWLLIALYSHIGAHHVLQSPIPNWLKTVSVVDSVSMVLPVSIVVINLWLTARGYGGRVWNDPPARLVMGGIVWYIITCIQGPLQSLPFLQRVTHFNNWTIGHAHIAMLGFGGYIALGAMWHVLPLVSGRPVYSNKLINLQFGLITFGLTGFFIVLTMAGLVQGSAWHNGETVLRVLPQLSPFMVMRAALGVFILTGSLVGLANLYLTLRPARDEEPLLRGEEAA; this is encoded by the coding sequence ATGGCTAACTTCATCCACAAACCGCAGAGCGCGGCGCTCGCCTTCATGGTCGCGGGCGCGGTCTGGTTCGTGGTGGGTGCCGTCTACGGCATGTTCTCGGCCATCCACCTGGTTGCGCCGGAGTTCCTGCCCCACGTGGCCGCCCTGGTGTTCGGGCGGGAGCGCCCGGTGCACGTGAACACCATGCTCTACGGCTTCACCGGCACCATGCTCGTCGGCATCGGCCTCTACTACCTCCCGGCCCTGCTCAAGACCAGGCTCTGGTCGGAGCCGCTGGCCTGGGTCGCCTTCCTGTTCTGGAACCTCACCGTGCTGAGCGGCCCGCTCGGCTTCGCCTTCGGGTACACCCAGGGGCGCGAGTACAACGAGTACGTCTGGCTCGCCGACGTGTCGTTGGTCATCGCCGTCGCCTGCCTCATCGTCAACACGGTCATGACCATCGTGAACCGCCGCGAGCCGCAGCTCTACGTCTCTATCTGGTATTTCATGGCCGCCTTCCTCTGGACCGCCAGCAACTACCCGCTGGGGAACGTGATGTGGCACCCCGCCACCGGCGCCATGCCGGGACTGATCGATTCCCTGTTCCTCTGGTCCTGGGGACACAACCTTCCGGGGCTTTTGATCACGCCGCTCGCCACCGGTGCCGCCTACTTTGTGATCCCCCGGGTCACCCGCACGCCGCTCAACTCGCACACGCTGTCGCTACTTGGCTTCTGGTTGCTGATCGCGCTCTACAGCCACATCGGCGCCCATCACGTGCTGCAGTCCCCCATCCCCAACTGGCTGAAAACGGTATCGGTGGTCGATTCGGTCTCCATGGTGCTCCCGGTCTCCATCGTGGTGATCAACCTCTGGCTGACTGCACGCGGCTACGGCGGAAGGGTCTGGAACGACCCGCCGGCGCGCCTGGTGATGGGGGGCATCGTCTGGTACATCATCACCTGCATCCAGGGGCCGCTGCAGTCGCTCCCCTTCCTGCAGCGGGTTACTCACTTCAACAACTGGACCATCGGCCACGCCCACATCGCCATGCTCGGCTTCGGCGGCTACATCGCGTTGGGCGCCATGTGGCACGTGCTGCCGCTGGTGAGCGGCCGGCCGGTCTATTCCAACAAGCTGATCAACCTGCAGTTCGGCCTGATCACCTTCGGGCTGACCGGGTTCTTCATCGTCTTGACCATGGCCGGCCTGGTACAGGGGAGCGCCTGGCATAACGGCGAGACGGTGCTTCGGGTACTGCCGCAGTTGTCCCCCTTCATGGTGATGCGGGCGGCGCTGGGGGTCTTCATCCTCACCGGGTCGCTGGTGGGTCTCGCCAACCTGTACCTGACCCTGCGCCCGGCGCGGGACGAAGAGCCCCTGTTGCGCGGGGAGGAGGCGGCATGA
- a CDS encoding MASE3 domain-containing protein produces MPQGEVRSSWKLALPAFAVLAGIPFLLLELFGPALYVVLDVPSYLTFHNMVEIFSVMVSLSIFGVGWFSYDQSRDRHTLFLAVAFLGIGLMDLMHTLAYSGMPPLVTPNSPNKSTQFWIAVRGFSAAAFLASAFVDERCRCRWLARLPLLTGVVAVTALSFWGIVFRPDFVPETFVPGVGLTPFKKVSELGIIALLVLATLAYLERLRRTRDGIYLYYLSAFILCIVSELSFTVYKSAFDSYNVLGHLYKLGAFLLIYRGIFAAAIKRPYLQLHLTLGELRHTNDLLIAIMDSIPHCIFWKDRGSVYLGCNREFARSAGLADPADIVGKCDYDLPWSPEESEGYRGDDREVMEKNQAKMHIIENLTQADGSVIWIDTSKMPLLDENGAVRGVLGIYEDITARKLDEERLSETLQFNQEIITSAREGIIVYDRDLRYLVWNPYMEEISGFPAGEVLGRHPAAVFPSLVEAGMMSRLEQLVRGVAGPTVVEFMSTDGRGKTLWLSDASAPLRNSSGEIIGVIGTVRDITEQRGIEEQLRQAQKLESVGRLAGGVAHDFNNKLTVIMGCAELASRQTREAPLLEHLRLIVKAAEQSRDITKQLLAFSRQQVVTPRTVQVNSMLAEMKKPLGRLIGEDVSIVLAPGEQLWNVSMDPVQLDQIVMNLAVNARDAMPQGGTITIETANVQFEAPPPLHPEARPGGYVRITCRDTGVGMDSETRAHIFEPFYTTKGQGKGTGLGLATVYGIVRQNGGFIDVESVPGCGSVFSIWLPRCIGGDESQEPPRPATPGKGAGTVLLVEDEDMVRELTGSILESIGYRYLATADPREALEVAANPEVVIDLVLTDVVMPGMRGPEMMQRMRLQRPGIKCIYMSGFTDAILDEESAGREGAAFLKKPFQMEELARLVQSVLTTQPR; encoded by the coding sequence ATGCCCCAGGGTGAGGTGCGTTCGAGTTGGAAGTTGGCGCTGCCGGCTTTTGCCGTCCTGGCGGGGATCCCGTTCCTGCTCCTGGAGCTGTTCGGCCCCGCGCTGTACGTGGTGCTCGATGTCCCCTCCTACCTCACCTTCCACAACATGGTGGAAATATTCAGCGTCATGGTCTCCCTCTCCATCTTCGGAGTGGGATGGTTCTCCTACGATCAAAGCCGTGACCGGCACACCCTCTTTCTCGCCGTCGCCTTCCTGGGCATCGGGCTGATGGATCTGATGCACACCCTGGCCTACTCCGGCATGCCGCCCCTGGTCACCCCCAACTCTCCCAACAAGTCCACCCAGTTCTGGATCGCCGTGCGCGGCTTCTCCGCCGCCGCCTTCCTGGCCAGCGCCTTCGTCGACGAGCGCTGCCGCTGTCGATGGCTGGCACGGTTGCCGCTGCTGACGGGGGTAGTTGCAGTCACCGCGCTTTCCTTCTGGGGCATCGTGTTCCGTCCCGACTTCGTGCCGGAGACCTTCGTGCCGGGGGTGGGGCTGACCCCCTTTAAGAAGGTGTCCGAGTTGGGCATCATCGCCCTGCTCGTGCTGGCCACCCTGGCCTACCTGGAGCGGTTGCGCCGCACCAGGGACGGCATCTACCTGTACTACCTGAGCGCCTTCATCCTCTGCATCGTGAGCGAGCTGAGCTTCACCGTGTACAAGAGCGCCTTCGACAGCTACAACGTGCTCGGGCATCTGTACAAGCTGGGCGCATTTCTTTTGATCTACCGCGGCATCTTCGCGGCCGCCATCAAGCGCCCCTACCTGCAGCTCCACCTGACCCTCGGGGAGCTGCGCCACACCAACGATCTCCTCATAGCCATCATGGACTCGATCCCGCACTGCATCTTCTGGAAGGACCGCGGCAGCGTCTATCTCGGCTGCAACCGGGAGTTCGCCAGGAGCGCGGGGCTCGCCGACCCCGCCGACATCGTAGGCAAATGCGACTACGATCTCCCCTGGAGCCCCGAGGAGTCCGAGGGGTACCGGGGCGACGACCGCGAGGTCATGGAGAAGAACCAGGCCAAGATGCACATCATCGAGAACCTGACCCAGGCCGACGGCAGTGTCATCTGGATCGATACCAGCAAAATGCCGCTTTTGGACGAAAACGGCGCGGTGCGAGGGGTGCTCGGCATCTACGAGGACATCACGGCGCGCAAGCTCGACGAGGAACGGCTCTCCGAGACGCTACAGTTCAACCAGGAAATCATCACCAGCGCCCGGGAGGGGATCATCGTCTACGACCGGGATCTGCGCTACCTGGTCTGGAACCCGTACATGGAGGAGATCAGCGGTTTCCCGGCCGGCGAGGTCCTGGGCAGACACCCCGCCGCTGTCTTCCCCTCGCTTGTCGAGGCGGGGATGATGTCCCGGCTGGAGCAACTCGTCCGCGGGGTTGCAGGCCCAACGGTGGTGGAATTCATGTCCACCGACGGCAGGGGCAAGACTCTGTGGCTTTCTGACGCCTCCGCTCCCTTGCGCAACAGTTCCGGCGAAATCATCGGGGTCATCGGCACGGTTCGTGACATTACCGAGCAGCGCGGCATCGAGGAACAGCTGCGCCAGGCCCAGAAGTTGGAGTCGGTCGGGCGGCTGGCGGGAGGAGTGGCCCACGATTTCAACAACAAGCTCACCGTGATCATGGGGTGCGCCGAACTGGCCTCGCGGCAGACCCGGGAAGCACCGCTGCTGGAGCACCTGCGCCTGATCGTCAAGGCGGCGGAGCAGTCTCGCGACATCACCAAGCAGTTGCTCGCCTTCTCGCGCCAGCAGGTTGTCACGCCCAGGACCGTGCAGGTAAACAGCATGCTGGCGGAGATGAAGAAGCCATTGGGGCGGTTGATCGGCGAAGACGTGTCCATTGTGCTGGCGCCCGGGGAGCAACTCTGGAACGTCAGCATGGATCCGGTGCAGCTGGACCAGATCGTGATGAACCTGGCCGTGAACGCACGCGATGCCATGCCCCAGGGGGGGACCATCACCATCGAGACGGCCAACGTGCAGTTCGAGGCGCCGCCCCCCCTGCACCCGGAGGCGCGGCCGGGTGGATATGTGCGGATCACCTGTCGTGACACCGGCGTGGGGATGGATAGCGAAACCCGCGCCCACATCTTCGAGCCCTTCTATACCACCAAGGGGCAGGGGAAGGGGACCGGGCTCGGACTGGCCACGGTGTACGGCATCGTCAGGCAAAACGGAGGCTTCATCGATGTAGAATCCGTTCCCGGGTGCGGGAGCGTGTTCAGCATCTGGCTGCCGCGGTGCATCGGGGGGGATGAGAGCCAGGAACCGCCGCGTCCTGCGACGCCGGGAAAAGGGGCGGGGACGGTGCTGCTGGTCGAGGACGAGGACATGGTGCGCGAGCTGACGGGGAGCATCCTGGAGTCGATCGGGTACCGCTACCTCGCCACGGCCGACCCGCGCGAAGCGCTGGAGGTGGCGGCCAACCCGGAGGTGGTCATCGACCTGGTGCTCACAGACGTGGTGATGCCCGGCATGCGCGGACCGGAGATGATGCAGCGGATGCGCCTCCAGCGTCCCGGGATCAAGTGCATCTACATGTCCGGCTTCACCGATGCCATCCTGGACGAGGAGAGCGCGGGAAGGGAGGGGGCGGCCTTTCTGAAGAAACCGTTTCAGATGGAAGAGCTGGCGCGGCTGGTACAGTCGGTGCTCACCACGCAACCGCGCTGA